One window of Triticum dicoccoides isolate Atlit2015 ecotype Zavitan chromosome 5A, WEW_v2.0, whole genome shotgun sequence genomic DNA carries:
- the LOC119298727 gene encoding beta-glucuronosyltransferase GlcAT14B-like encodes MKPIVVHAAAVDRRWLLPLAVGSALSLFLLVLLTTVPFPFFPSSSPSPALFVEHKLAPTPPASRAAGSLPRIAYVISGSAKDASALRRVLLALYHPRNLYVLHLDAEAPESDRRDLAAGLAAHPVIAAAGNVRVVERANLVTYRGPTMVASTLHAAAALLWGHSGAGGSDWDWFINLSASDYPLVTQDDLIHVFSKLPRDLNFIDHTSNIGWKEFQRAKPVIIDPGLYMKKKADVFWIPQRRSVPTAFKLFTGSAWMALSRSLVEYSIWGWDNLPRTVLMYYSNFISSPEGYFHTVVCNAEEFKNTTVNHDLHYISWDNPPKQHPHYLTMDDLDRMIASDAPFARKFHADEPVLDRIDAELLSRHAGPDAPTPGGWCAGTGDNGSDPCSVVGNTSFLQPGRGAVRLQRLVTSLLSDEKFHPRQCK; translated from the exons TGGCCGTCGGCTCCGCGCTGTCgctcttcctcctcgtcctcctcaccaccgtccctttccccttcttcccctcctcctcgccctccccgGCGCTCTTCGTCGAGCACAAGCTCGCCCCGACCCCGCCGGCCTCCCGCGCCGCCGGATCCCTCCCCCGCATCGCCTACGTCATCTCCGGATCCGCCAAGGACGCCTCCGCGCTCCGCCGCGTCCTCCTCGCGCTCTACCACCCCAGGAACCTCTACGTCCTGCACCTAGATGCGGAGGCGCCGGAGTCCGACCGCCGGGACCTCGCCGCCGGCCTCGCGGCGCACCCCGTCATAGCCGCCGCCGGCAACGTCCGCGTCGTCGAGCGGGCCAACCTCGTCACCTACCGCGGGCCCACCATGGTCGCCAGCACCCTGCACGCCGCCGCGGCCCTCCTCTGGGGCCACTCCGGCGCCGGCGGGTCCGACTGGGACTGGTTCATCAACCTCTCCGCCTCCGACTACCCGCTCGTCACGCAGGACG ATCTGATCCATGTCTTCTCCAAGCTGCCGCGCGATCTCAACTTCATCGACCACACCAGCAACATCGGATGGAAGGA GTTTCAGAGGGCGAAGCCGGTCATCATCGACCCAGGGCTCTACATGAAGAAGAAGGCTGACGTGTTCTGGATACCACAGCGCCGGAGCGTGCCAACAGCCTTCAAGCTCTTCACCG GTTCAGCCTGGATGGCGCTGTCCAGGTCGCTGGTCGAGTACAGCATATGGGGCTGGGACAACCTTCCCCGCACCGTCCTCATGTACTACTCCAACTTCATCTCCTCCCCAGAGGGCTACTTCCACACCGTTGTCTGCAACGCGGAGGAGTTCAAGAACACGACGGTGAACCACGACCTGCACTACATCTCGTGGGACAACCCCCCGAAGCAGCACCCACACTACCTCACGATGGACGACCTGGATCGTATGATCGCCAGCGACGCGCCCTTCGCCCGCAAGTTCCACGCGGACGAGCCCGTGCTCGACCGGATCGACGCGGAGCTCCTGTCCCGCCACGCCGGCCCGGACGCGCCCACGCCCGGAGGCTGGTGCGCGGGGACAGGGGACAACGGGAGCGACCCCTGCTCGGTCGTCGGGAACACCAGCTTTCTTCAGCCTGGCCGTGGGGCCGTGCGGCTCCAGCGGCTCGTCACGTCGCTCCTGTCAGACGAGAAGTTCCACCCGCGGCAGTGCAAGTGA
- the LOC119296760 gene encoding vesicle-associated membrane protein 721-like has product MAPQGKGEGEGGQKMTMIYAMVARGTMVVAEHTAYTGNFRDIAAQCLHKLPAGDSRFTYTCDGHAFTFLLHQGYAYCVVATESAGREVPLAFLERIKEEFNKRYAGGKAATATANSLTKDFGPRLKEQMQYCMDHPEEVSRLSKVQAQVSEVKGIMMENIDKVIDRGEQIEGLVTRTEQLHDHALDFRTEGTRIRRRMWYQNMKIKLIVAGIVVAIILIIVLSICHRDHCKS; this is encoded by the exons ATGGCGCcgcaggggaagggggagggggagggtgggCAGAAGATGACGATGATCTACGCGATGGTGGCGCGGGGCACGATGGTGGTGGCGGAGCACACGGCGTACACGGGCAACTTCCGGGACATCGCCGCGCAGTGCCTGCACAAGCTCCCCGCCGGCGACAGCCGCTTCACCTACACCTGCGACGGCCACGCCTTCACCTTCCTCCTCCACCAGGGCTACG CCTACTGCGTGGTGGCGACGGAGTCGGCGGGgcgcgaggtgcccctcgccttcctGGAGAGGATCAAGGAGGAGTTCAACAAGCGGTACGCCGGTGGCAAGGCCGCCACCGCCACAGCCAACAGCCTCACCAAAGATTTCGG GCCGAGGCTGAAGGAGCAGATGCAGTACTGCATGGATCACCCGGAGGAGGTGAGCAGGCTGTCCAAGGTGCAGGCCCAGGTCTCCGAGGTCAAGGGCATCATGATGGAAAACATCGACAAG GTGATTGATCGCGGGGAGCAGATCGAGGGCCTGGTGACGAGGACCGAGCAGCTCCACGACCACGCCTTGGATTTCAGGACCGAGGGCACGCGCATCCGCCGCAGGATGTGGTACCAGAACATGAAGATCAAGCtcatcgtcgccggcatcgtcgtcgCCATCATCCTCATCATCGTCCTCTCCATCTGCCATAGGGACCACTGCAAGTCCTAA